Genomic DNA from Thermosipho ferrireducens:
AAAAAATAAGGGAACTTGAGGGGTTGGTTGATAGGCTTCTTCAGAAATATGATGAATTAAAAAAAGAAAACGAGGATTTATGGAAAGAATTAAATGCAGCTCTGGAGCGCGCCAATCAGCTTGAGCAGGAAAAAAATGAATTGGAGATGCTTATTAAAACAAATGAAGAAAGCGTGGATAATCTTCTGGGAAAAGTGAAAAGTCTGTTAGGAGCATTATCGGAGATAAATGGTGAAGAAAACGCTTAATATTGGCTCAAAAAGGTTTATAATTGAAAGTGACAGTGGTGAAGAAATTTTGAATTACATCGAAAAAAAGGTGTCCGAATTAAAAGAAAAATATAGAGATATCTCGTCAACTGATGAGATATTATTGGCTATGTTATGTGATATTGCTGAAGAATATTATATATATGTTGAGAGAACCAATAAGATTATAAAGTCTATTAGTGATAAGGTTTCAAAGAAGATAGGGGGAAACTTTATTGAAGATAGGTCTTTTTGATTCTGGCATTGGCGGCGTTTCTGTATTAAAGAAGTTAGCATATTTAAACGGAGCACATTATATATATGTTGCTGATACTGACAGAGCACCATATGGTATTAAAACTACAGAAACTCTGGAACGATATATATATGAAATATTGAGTTTTCTTCACCAAAAAGGAGTTTCGAAAATATTTGCCGCATGTAACACCACCGATTCTATAATTTTAGAGAAAAATATAAATCCCGGAATAGAATATCACAGTAT
This window encodes:
- a CDS encoding cell division protein ZapA, whose protein sequence is MKKTLNIGSKRFIIESDSGEEILNYIEKKVSELKEKYRDISSTDEILLAMLCDIAEEYYIYVERTNKIIKSISDKVSKKIGGNFIEDRSF